The genomic segment GTTGCGTGATAAATCTAATAAGATAAGCGAATTCATGTTGCAAATGGATGAAGGTAGTGGACCCTGAAGGGAATTAAATTTCAGATCAAGATACTGTAGGTTATCGTAACGAAATTGTGGTAGGTGGCCTGTCAATGAATTATGAGAAAGGTTTAGGAATTGCAACGAGTCCCACCTCATGCCGCTAAACCAGTTAGGGATTTGACCACAAATCTTATTGTTAGAAATATCCAAGTACACAAGTGTCTTTACATTTCTCAAGAAGTATGGAAAATGCTTCAGCTCACAAGATGATAAGAATAAAGTTGATAGGCTAAGAAAGGTGATATTCATTCCCTCATCAATGGTGATGTTATTTGATGAAATGTCAAGGGTTTCAAGGTTTGTGAGATTCACAAGTGATTGAGGAAAAGAACCGCTGAGTTGATTATTATTGAGCCACAATGAATCTACCAAAGGGAGGTTAAACAGCCAAGATGGTATGGTACCATTCAGTGAGTTGTATGACAAATCCACATAAGTTACCTTTTGAAGCATGCTTGTGTTGCTAGGCAGTGGGCCAGATAGGGAATTAGTCGACATGTATAAGAATTCAAGATGTGTCAAGTTTAAAATTGAAGCGGGAAATGGACCGATGAAGCTGTTATTAGAAAGATGTAAATAACGTAGCTCTTTGAGGTTAGAGAAAACATCAGGAATTTCACCTGAAAAGGAATTGTCagaaagatataaatttgtgaGGTGCTTCAATTTAGAGATTGTGGAAGGAATATGGCCAGTGAAATGATTATAATATAAAAGCAACTCCGTAATTTGTGTTAGGTTGCCTATGGAATCAGGAATGGAACCAGAGAATTGACATCCTACAAGGTGCAAGATATTCAATGAACTGAAGGTGCCAATTGAATCAGGCAGCTTACCTTTGAGAAGATgattcccactcaatttgagcGTTTCCAAGCTGTTTGGCAGAAGGTAAAAGCTCTCTGTGAGAACACCTCGCATATTAGTATAACAAAGATCCAGGTACCTTAAGGAGGAAGAAATGTTCACAGGTATCGGAGATGAGATGTTGACTTCAGAGAGAGAAAGTAGCTCCAGATTTGTGAAGTTGTGAAGCATTGTTTCAAATGTTCTCTCATCAAGTTGTAATCCATACCGAAAAGAAGAAAgatcaagtgaaaccaaattgGAAAGGAATGAGATTTCTGTTGGGATTTTCCCACTAAAGAAAGAATTAGAAAGGTTGAGATGCCTCAAATTCCTCAATCGGCCAATGTTATGTGGGATTGAAGAAGGATAAAAGTAATTGTAAGCAAGGTTTAGTGTGTGGAGATGATGAAGTTGGAAGAGGCTGCTATTGGGATGAAAACTGCCAAGAAGCTGACTACAACTAAGGTCTAACCCGATAACATGACCGTTTAATAAGTCACAAGTGACTCCATCCCAACTGCAGCAATCTCTACTCTCATTCCAAGACTTTGTTTTTGGGAAACAATCTTCATAGCACTCATAACGACAGTACTCTTTGGACATATTTTGAAAGGATTGTTTGAACTGAAGCAAAGTGGAAGCTTCAGTGGGAGAGCAAAGATGATGATCAAAGGAAGAACAAAAGCATAGACTTATTAGCAACacaaaacaaagaaatgaataaaagaaaaagaaacgtcccattttttgtttgtttgttttcagCAAATAACAGGATGTTTGTTGTCTTTTTATAAATCAATCAGCCTTATCCACATATTTATATACTAGTATCAGTTGTCATACATAAATTGAATACCTATAACATACTGATTAATGTAATCCTACGAGTAAAGTTTCAAGAAGGTAGGATATACGCAGACCTTTATGAAGTAAGaatacaaacaacaaaaaatttcaatgaaaatataatataaagttagaataataaaatcttaCTCAAAACTTTAACAAGTTTATATACAATGATATTGAAATAGTTGAGCtgaatttgataagttgatataatgatataatgtatttttagcggTAATAACCTTCTTTGTACATGTCTCTAAAGTCTTTAGCTACATTGGATCTAATGATACTTAACCAATGCCGGTAAAAACTTTAACACcctttattaatgtgtatatttattgccgctaaattttgttgttgttgtagtgcTTGTAATTTAAAGAATACACCAAAAAGCAAATTGATCTTTTTATTAACACCCaacaatatattttgtataatgcaAAAGGTTTTTTAGTTTGGTAGACTTTAGAATATTTAataatgaaagaataaaaatagaaagaagaataaaaatggTAAACGTAATGGATTCATGATAATTGCCAAGATATAATaagtcaataaaataaatagtcaCGTAAGAAAGAATGCTATAATTAACTAAACACTATTCCatttcttaattattacaaCGACCTCCATGTTAAATAAGGTGAACAATTAACTAAACAATATTTCATAAAGTAGCGTTGTTGACTTGTTTATGCATGGGACTataaattaacaaaagaaaagaaacacatCCAGACAAATAAAATGGGGTAATAATTTGTGGTTGCAGAAAAAGTTGTCCCAAGTGTTAAGTCAATTTTTAGTCACTTGTGGTCAATGAATGAGTACTAGTCACTTCTAACAACTTGTTACACATCATTTTCCCTAGATGTTGTTGTTCATTTCGAGATCATCGATCGACTATCTCTACGGTGTGCGTTACGCAAGATGATGTGAAATTGATCATGTTACGTAACACAGTGTAGAAAATATTTCTGCATAAGTTGTGAGAAATTTCCAATGAGAGAAACTATATATTGCTTGACTAAGTTATGAAgtgaggaaaaaaataatgaagaataattAAAGACATGATTTTAAGTCCTTCATTTCCTCCTATGtaacaacaaaacaataataccgtgtggaattttattttgttcttttaaacCAAAGTCTTCAATAAGACAATTTCCACAAAGACTACAGgtgggaaaaaggacaaatatgatACAGTTCAAGTGGAGTAGTAGACATTTTCAGTTTTTCTACTATGTAACGTTCTAGGTGTAATATGTCACGTAGGATGTGTGAGTCTAcacatttttctcaatttaaaaAAGGAATATCAATATCCACAACAAAAATTCTGGTCATAATAGAGCAACTGATCTTTTAGAAGAGTCACAAttatttgaaaaagtcacaactcatcggaaaagtcacaacccttcaatgtgaaaaaaataatatgttttaatataatataaacaaataaataaataagtataaatataaactatagaagatatactaaattcaTGAGTATTTTTAgttggggtattatagtaatttaaaatttaagttagAGAATTCATATTCTTAAGATAGTACTAGTTTTGATGCACGTGAATGCCAAATCATGTAGTAcactatattttaaattaaataaataaatataagttgaaaatattttagtaatttaacattttttaagatAGTATAGAGTAGATGAATAGATATATATCCTATTTTAAGTCATCCTTTTCCAACTTTCCATCAACATCTCTTCTTCTATTTTCCACAATCCTTTTCAAAGAGAGAAACTTTAATCAAGTGAACCAAGTTGTATGAatgcaataattttttatgcaatttttcCATGGAATTTATACAATCATAAAAGGTCAATATTCCGAGTTAGTGATTAGTTGTCTCTTCTGCTATTTTCAAACTTGTTTGGTACACAATAATTTTCACATTAAGTTAATAAGGGAAAATCCATCTATATTCCATTCCACCTAAGGAAAAAAGTGATACAGTATTGTAACTAGCGGGCGGTGACTTGTAAGTCTTTGAGTCAATTTCCACAAAGactagaggaaaaaaaaaagattatgatGAATCGGGACTGATGAACAATTGAATCACAAGACGAGTACTAGTCACTTCTAACAACTTGTTACTCATATTTTGTAGTGTTCCACAAGACTTGTTAGAGGATGGAGAAgacttaacaaaataatatatactctcTATGTCCTAATTTTCTCTAGATGTTGTGTTCATTTCGAAGTCATTAATTATCTCTGCATTGTGTGTTACGCAAGATGATGTGAAATTGGTCCCATTATGTAGAAAAAATTTCTGCACAACTTCTTAGAAATTTCAAATAGTAGAAACTATTGCTTGACTAAGTCAAGTGGAAAAGATGAACAATAATTTAAGACATGATTTAAGTCCTTCATTTCCTGCTTAATTAGTATGTTTTGAATAACTTGGTGAAGATCCTTCCACCTGCAGAGAAACTTCCGATTAGTTGTCTCTTGTGCTGTTTTCCAAGACTTTTCACATTAAGTTAATGAGGGAAATTCCATCTATATGATACAGTTCAAATAGGAAGAGATGGAAAATAACACTTTTTACATATTTTCCCTATTTGAACACTTTTTTCAATTTGACTGGTtaacttttgagaaaaatcCTAAAATCACCCTCAAACTTGACAGCTAAATTTACTTTAGGACTTAAACTACATGGACATTTAAATACCCCTTAACAACTTTCAAGTAATTTTTATTCAACCCTCGTGACCAACCTTGAACTGAACTGGTCACGGGAATTACTTTTTGTTTACAGCATATTTACAGAATGTTCTGTTTTTACAAAATCCATAcatattttatagttatttgAACTCCTGTTTTATGTCAACCTTGTCCAACTTTCCATCAACATCTCTTCTGTTTTCCCCAATACTTTTCAAAGAGAAACTGTTGCATGACCAAGTCAATTGaggattaaataaattttggtgCAATTTTTCCATGAAATCTATACAATCAGAAAAGGTCAATCCAAGTGAGTGATTAGTTGTCTCTTCTGCTATTTTCAAACTTGTTAGGTACACAATAATTTTCACATTAAGTAAATAAGGGAAAATCCATCAATATTCCATTCCAACTAAGGAAAAAAGTGATACAGTATTGTAACTAGTAGACGATGACTTGTAAGACTTTAAGCCAATTTCCACAAAGactagaggaaaaaaaaaagattatgatGAATCGGGACTGATGAACAATTGAATTACAAGATGAGTACTACTCACTTCTAACAACTTGATACTCATATTTTGTAGTGTTCCACAAGACTTTTTAGAGGACGGAGAAGacttaacaaaataatactctCTATGTCCTATTTTTCTCTAGATGTTGTGTTCATTTCAAAGTCATTAACTATCTCTGCAGTGTGTTACGCAAGATAATGTGAAATTGGTCCCATTATGTAGAAAAAATTTCTGCAGAACTTCTTAGAAATTTCAAATGGTAGAAACTATTGCTTGACTAAGTCAAGtgaggaaaaaaatgaacaataatTAAAGACATGATTTAAGTCCTTCATTTCCTCCTTGTGgaattttatacaaaattttgTTTGATGTGTGTTTTCTTGCTTAATTAGTATGTTCTGAATAACTTGGTGAAGATCCTTCCACCTGCAGAGAAATTTCCAATTAGTTGTCTCTTGTGCTGTTTTCCAAAAGACTTTTCACATTAAGTTAATGAGGGAAATTCCATCTATATGATACAGTTCAAATATGAAGAGATGGAAAATAACCAAAGTAGTAGACAAGTTGTTTCCgtagaccctcgactcaagaTAAAGGTGTAgtgatcaaataaaaaaatgatgcaCAAGCAAAGAAAACTGAGAGACTAATTGTATTGAAGGATCACATGTTCAGCTTACCATCTTTAAACATGAGGTGCCACATGACAGTTACAACAATTAATCCACAACTAGCAAAATACgactctcttcttcttcttcttcttcggaCTCCAATGGACGAGGAGCATGCAATCGGTCTGAAAAGAACATTCAGACAGAGTTTTTAGACTGCCAGGAATTTTAGTCTTGTCAGTTCCCTTGGAATCTTTCCAGTGAGCCGATTCCAGAGAGCATTTttcccaaaaacaaaaaaatttcctCATTCATAATCAAGCAGTATGAATTAGTTGTTGGATCACGTGAGACATAACACTCGTCATGaagtataaatatatgtaaaaatctaccaaaattaaaattgcaGAAGTTGAAACTGAGTTAGAGAACATTTTAAGGATGTTTTATGACTAGAAAGATGAAGTACCACAAAATTATTAGCCACTTCTGTAGTTTTGAGCATTCTTCTACATCAATTTTCACAAATATAAACTTTCTAATATCAACTAATTTCAATCATGAACCAAACTCTATATGCTTACTGCACTGCTTTATCCAATTTTGTTGTATTAAtgagctatgttgctcggactctcctaAAATATGATGATGTCGCACCCATGTTCAGGGGTGGACCAACTCCCTCGGCAAAAAATTACGTTGTATATTTAAggtattttaaagaatttttatgtttatatattgattttgaaccTCCTGAATATAAGATTAGAGGTTAGTTTAGTGGTTGAGGGGTTCAAACCTCAAATCTTAAGCACTGCTCTCTTTTTTTCGAACCCCCTTAATgaaaatcctggatccgccactgctCATGTTGGTTCCTTAATAAATACACAACTTTTGAAGAATCCAACACGTACctgttgacatttttgaaaaatctaagTAACATAGCTAGAGTTGCTGTGTAGATCACTTCTGTCAATTTGAAACAGAAACAAACTAACATAAATTGAATACTACAATAACACACATATAATTATGTTTCTAacatatacaaacaacaaatagaaaattaaaaaaagacaaaaacagaACAGTTCACTAgtccacaaaatcaaacaaagacaATTTAGCCCTCTCAAGCTTCCATTAAGTCCTTCGTCTCTGAGCTCTCTTCTTTGGCCTTCTTCTTTTGTGAGGCATGAGTCCATCAAAAAATTCCACAAACCACTTTGACTTACGATATTTAAACATGAGGCTCCACATGACAGTTCCAACGACAAGTCCAAAACTGTAGCCTATTACTACTAATTCCCAAGAAAATCcactaaaaaaatatgactcGCCTTCTTCTGCGGACTCCAATGGTTGAGGAACATGTGATGAATCACTCGTTCCACATTGCTTTGATAAAGGAAGACCACATAAATCAAGGTTTCCACCATACGAATAATTTTCGAATGTGTTGAACTGTAGACCGTGAGGAATTGGTCCGACAAGATGATTTTGAGAGACGTTTAAGAAGGCCAGAAAGTTCATTCTTGTCAGTTCCTGCAGAATCTTTCCAGTGAGCCAATTCCAGGAGAGATCTAAAGCTTCAAGCGTATTCAATTGCCCCAGTTCCATTGGAATATGACCTATGAGATTGTTATGGGATAAATTGAGTAGCCAAAGTGAGCTGAGATCCTTTAGTGTTTTCGGAATGACACCTTCAAAATGGTTGCTTGAGAGATCTATGGTTGTCATAATTGTGTTGATTCTTTGTAGCTCAATATCCTGCCCTTTGATTACCAAACTCAATGAATCCTCATACGAAACTGTAGTTACTGAAGTTGTTACGTGATAAATCTAATAAGATAAGCGAACTCATGTTACAAATGGATTAGGGTAGTGGACCCAGAAGGGAGTTAAATTTCAAATCAAGATACCCTAGATTATGGAAATGCAATTGTGGTAGGTATCCTGTCAAAAGATTATGTGAAATATTTAGGTACCACAAGTTGTCCCACCTCATGCCGCTAAACCAGTCAGGAATTTGACCACGAATCATATTGTTAGAAATATCCAAGTACACAAGTGTCTTTACATTTCTCAAGAGGTGTGGAAAATCCTTCAGTTGACAAGATGATAAGAATAAAGATGATAGGCTAAGAAAGGTGATATTCATTCCCTCATCAATGGTGATGTTATTTGATGAAAGTCCAAGGGTTTTAAGGTTTGTGAGATTCACAAGTGATTGAGGAAAAGAACCACTGAGTTGATTATTGCTTAAATGCAGTTGCTTTAATGTTGGGTTTGTTTTGATCACTTCATCGGCTAGTCCTCTGAATCGGTTATGTTGGAGCGACACTGAAGATAGCAAAGGTAGGCTAAACACCCAAGATGGTATGGTACCATCCCATTGCATCTCTAATTCCATAGTAATACCGTCACTTCCATCTTCAATAATAGAAATCCCTGCAGTGGCATATACATGAGATCAAGCATTTGTTAAATGTAGTGAGATTCATCCTCACAAGCAGTTTCTTTTATTAAGGATTAGCTGGCACGAGATGATTGGAATGCTCTTTGAGGTTTGAATATCTTTTATACCCTTGCCTGTCTCAAAATTATTTGTCACATTTTGACATCTCAAGAGGCTATAAATGGCAGGAAAATGTTATgccgtttttttttttatggtggTGGTGTCCGTGTAGGGAAATGTTACGCTACTCCAGACATAAGCATGCCCTAAAGACCTAGAGGACTGATAAGTTTGTTCATATGTATAAGTGAATCCTAAAACTTTTAGGTAGTACAATATACAAGAGCTTTGAGGCAGGTTACGCCAGCCATAATCTACTAACCTGTGAATTGTGGAGCAACTGTATCAAGAGTgaactttgaaaattttaacAACGCCAAAATCACAGGCCTATATTGTTCCAAAACTGGCTCCACACTTGACTTTACTAGTTCTGATGCTGCCTGAATGACCATATATACCCATACCGACTCAATTAGCAACAAAGAAGTTCCAACAATCATAAATTAGAACcaaaaaaagggggaaatgaAAAATTGCAGAATCGCAATAGAGTGGAAAACTAAACTATGTATAGACATTGAACCCCTAACCTCATCCACATATGGTCAGATCTTTTCAAGATGAGAATTAAGCCATGCCAACTGTaagaacaaaattgaaaaattcaaaaggtCAGTTTTTGCCCTCAACAAACTAAATCACAAGATGTATTCTAGATAGAAATTAAACAAAGTCCATAAAGGGACAGTCTTGCAACCAAAGACCATAATTTGAACCATAATGCACTAATTTAATCTCAATGATCTTATATGGTCACTATGTGCTCAAAAACAGAAAAGGACATCAACAGTGTGTTTGGTAACATCTTATTTTCCATCAAAAAGGAACAAACAATTATTTCAACATATAGACATTATTATCAATCTTTACTACTCACATATTTTTCACCAAAACACTATCCGATTTGCTGATTCAATCTTCAATAAATGTCTTTTCCCAGAAAAAAATCCATTacgaaaaacattttccagaaaataaGTCTATGTTACAAATTTATGATAAATGACATTGCTTTAGCTACAAGTACGGCAAAATCTAGTAGCTTTGGTTTAACCGTATATTAATGTTAAGATGTAAAAATAGTCTTTTCAGTcaatgttgctcggactcttcaaaaatggtGATGGGTGAGTGTCGAATACTCCAAACTAGTGCAACATTAGAGAATCCGACATGGGTACAAACAACATTTTctgagagtccgagcaacatagctttCAGAAACCCAACATAGCAAAAAAGAACTGTGATCTAAAAATTCTGACTCTGCCTCTACGTCCTACCAAATACATCctaaaaaaaaggttaaagacTTCACCTTCTGTTGATTTGAGAAAACAACCCAAGAAGGGTATTGTTCTGGTGTAAAGATTTTTCTTGAATCTTCCACTGTCATTCTAGCAAATGCAGCAATTCCACTAGCCTTCACAATTCAAccaaaaaaacaacataaatacaaaaaaccccagaaatggaaaaaaataaaaatccaaaaaaaacaaAGACTTTGGTTGACTAACCAGATCAGTACGTTGTTTGGATCTAGCATTTTCAGATTTCACAAAAGCAACTATTATAGCAAGTCCAAATGCTATTCCAAACACATCCCCTAAaacaaatgacatttttttccCACTTTTTGTTAAATCCCCTCTTCCTTGTTCAATGATTTTTGTGAGGTAATAAactgaaaaatgttgaaaagaactaaaaaaaaaggtgaaattttGAATCTGTTTTTGGAGTTTTCTTCTTATGGGGTTTTCCTAAAAGgtgaattcttgaaaaaaaaattacatcttGAGATTCACTGAAACTTAAAATTGTTGAAAGAAGAACTCAAAGTTGGGATTTATAATCTGTTTTTTGGAGTTTTCTTCTGGTGGGGTTCTTCCAACAAgtaaattcttgaaaaaaataaattagaaagtATATCTTGAGACTCAATGAAAGTTGGAATATGTGTATTGAAAAGTGAGACttagggtctgtttggaaagccacttGGTAATtgaaattggtgtaattactagggcagtaattaccagcctagtaattacactgtctaGTAATTACAGTGACCTGTTTGGTTggcacagtgtaattacactgtaattacacatgtcctATTTGGatgccacagtgtaattacacatgttctgtttggatgcacaattgcaatcataaaattataataagttttaaaaataaaaattaattattaaaaatttatactagacaaataagaaactttataaatgacattaaattaaatatttaagatatatattcttttttgaaaatatattaattaataaacatattttctgtaattaatattatgaaaaaagaattgatttatattttttcaaattaatatatttcaattgaattgatcgtaacaactaaaagtatgaagtttctacgaacatcgtgaaatgcatatttgataaaaataataatatataaataaaatgtcataaactattaaatgtttgacaaaaatataatctatcaagtctaattaaaaatcacgtgcaatgtaaattcaatattactaaaacaaatgaaactgaaaatataacataggttataaattcaaaacaaaaaatttaacataatactcttataaaaaatttcaacatagcaataaatatgatttatttttattttttcttaataaagaaaacgtaagtctataaccttacttaacaataaattctattttaatttaaaaattagaatactaataaaattatgctaatgagaaaataagcatggcataaagaaatagataatacaagaaaattacatagaatcacgtaaagtaaggttgagaacaaaaagaaaataaaatataataataaaaaataaaaaataaacttttgcaaatttttagaataataaaaataaaaaaagaacttaaaataatagatgtaaaaaaaattaaaatagaaattaaaaagtaatcaagTGGTAATTACACCtgtaattaccagcaattcacagCCTCTGCTTGTGAATtgtagagtgtaattaccccctgccaattacaccaattacctgctgaccaagtaattacacgtccttccaaacaggacaagacagtgtaattacaccaattacaccaaatccaattatCAGGGTGTCCTTCCAAATAGGCCCttagttttaatttgtttgtctagtGTTCACCGACTTGATATAAGtttaagaaagtgaaaaaaaatctttgaatCGTatgcttttaaaataatttttaaacatgtcacgtggaatattgaaatttaaaaattcaaaaaaaaatataattaaaaaagaattttcaatgatataatattatattaaagttatataaaaaacatatcaaaatatcttttaatattataatctTAAACATATATCATGTGAAAcgttgaaattaaaaaaattatttaaaaaagaaaaatattactgTATTCTTTTTGAGACATTAAAGTATAAAGtatgataataattaaaattaaaaaataataaaataaaacaaataaattaaaacgaagaaaACTGATATTTTCAATCATCTTTCTTGTTATAATCAAAGCTTTGAACGGCCATAACCAGACAAAGATACTTTAATTGTTTTCGAAGTGTCCAAActaaaattaggaaaagaaaataGGAATGTTTTTCTGACATGTGAGTTGACTATTTGTGGGACAAAATTCTTAGCCAATTATATTTTGCCATGTGTCAAATAATGTACAGGTTTTAATTTgtctttcttaatttttaaataatttgattatatttcTTTGGCAAAATGGTCTGGTAGACTCTTGTACTTGTATGCatttgtattgtgaacccttctacttacctctttgtcatctggacccttgAACCCATCTAAACTCAACCTGTTGAACCCTTTCAACTCACCGTGACTCTCAATCGCGCTAATGTCACACTCCATGTCAGATAAAATTTGCCACATCATTTTTTAtccctttttataataatttcttttttgacaaaataaaaatcatgaagTTTTGATgcaattttgacaaatcaaattttaatttactattttaaattaaaagtttgGATCTCCTAGCATCATCTTCCATTTTCACCGTGAAATGGCCCAACTGCTGGAGAAAGTCATTGCTGCTGCCGCTCCTCTTGTTGGCGAGACCAAAAATACGATCTCCCTCACCAGTCTCCATCTTCATCGCACACCCTCACcatttttctttcctccttcTCCAACCTCCACAAATCGCCGCACCAGCTCCTCGCCATTGTCGACTGCTGCGAACCACTAGGGACCCCCTATGCTCTCCATCCTCTCCGACATACCAGAAGGCCAAGAAACTCCTCATTGCCTCCGGCGTATAAATGCTCCTCGCCGCCTCTGGTGTACTAGACCATTTTGCCAAAGAAgatggaagaaagaaaaaaaaagggttggGCAAGGATGGATGGATGAAAAAGCAGATGGATTGGTTGAagaagaatgatttttttttcttttttaagtttattattttattcaattataatttaaatatttttaagatttaaatATGGTGTTCACTTGCCTTAATAGGCGTGTAGCCTCACTCTCTTGCCAACTCAACCATCTTCATGCCACATAAGCatggtcaatggtcagaggggtttgatatattgtgttttattgagtgtaagggtccagatgacaaagacgtaagtagaagggttcataATACAAATTggtacaagtacaagggtccatcAGACCATTTTG from the Solanum stenotomum isolate F172 unplaced genomic scaffold, ASM1918654v1 scaffold21219, whole genome shotgun sequence genome contains:
- the LOC125850959 gene encoding receptor-like protein 9DC3: MTTIDLSSNHFEGVIPKTLKDLSSLWLLNLSHNNLIGHIPMELGQLNTLEALDLSWNWLTGKILQELTRMNFLAFLNVSQNHLVGPIPHGLQFNTFENYSYGGNLDLCGLPLSKQCGTSDSSHVPQPLESAEEGESYFFSGFSWELVVIGYSFGLVVGTVMWSLMFKYRKSKWFVEFFDGLMPHKRRRPKKRAQRRRT
- the LOC125850965 gene encoding synaptotagmin-5-like, encoding MTVEDSRKIFTPEQYPSWVVFSNQQKLAWLNSHLEKIWPYVDEAASELVKSSVEPVLEQYWPVILASLKFSKFTLDTVAPQFTGISIIEDGSDGITMELEMQWDGTIPSWVFSLPLLSSVSLQHNRFRGLADEVIKTNPTLKQLHLSNNQLSGSFPQSLVNLTNLKTLGLSSNNITIDEGMNITFLSLSSLFLSSCQLKDFPHLLRNVKTLVYLDISNNMIRGQIPDWFSGMRIPTTIAFP